A genome region from Hevea brasiliensis isolate MT/VB/25A 57/8 chromosome 9, ASM3005281v1, whole genome shotgun sequence includes the following:
- the LOC110643180 gene encoding protein RETARDED ROOT GROWTH, mitochondrial: protein MGRWRATASLLLNHIATTKTINSFLPMPNFLSCVPNALHFSYPFSRGVHTFCFRSFSAIPSRVSVYSNDIEYVPHDSVPNYVLGPKEDEEIGKIPVKAYFLCTSIDLKRMQAENLCNVVPPTSRSTNYIALRYCSFPSEITALGVKDYISSRYMVVFQYGSAVLFNIEDHEVESYLEIVRRHASGLLPEMRKDDYAIKEKPFLVEDMQGGPDYIVLKTLDTDSIRIIGSVLGQSIALDYFVSQVDGMVEEFACINRAMEKTGTFTMDRKKLLQLVGKANSNLADVILKVGLFERSEIAWRDAKYAQIYEYLREEYEVTQRFGNLDFKLKFVEHNIHFLQEVIQNRRSDLLEWCIIFLLSVENIISIYEIVWE from the exons ATGGGTAGATGGCGTGCAACTGCTTCTCTTCTCCTCAATCACATAGCAACCACAAAAACCATTAATTCCTTTTTGCCTATGCCTAATTTCCTTTCATGTGTACCAAACGCTCTCCACTTCTCATACCCTTTTAGCCGCGGGGTTCATACCTTCTGTTTCAGGTCATTTTCCGCAATCCCATCTCGAGTTTCGGTTTATAGCAATGATATTGAATATGTGCCTCATGATTCGGTTCCCAATTACGTTCTGGGACCTAAGGAAGACGAGGAGATTGGAAAAATTCCTGTTAAAGCATACTTCCTCTGTACCAG tattgatttgaagaggatgCAAGCCGAGAATTTGTGCAATGTTGTTCCTCCTACATCTCGTTCAACAAATTATATTGCCCTCAGATATTGCAGTTTTCCTTCGGAAATTACA GCACTTGGAGTCAAGGATTATATCAGCTCTCGATATATGGTTGTATTCCAATATGGATCTGCTGTTCTCTTTAACATTGAGGATCATGAAGTTGAAAGTTATCTAGAGATAGTAAGAAGACACGCTTCTGGATTACTTCCAGAGATGAGGAAAGATG ATTATGCCATAAAAGAGAAACCCTTTCTAGTTGAGGATATGCAGGGAGGTCCAGACTACATAGTTCTTAAAACTTTAGATACTGACAGTATTCGCATTATTGGAAGTGTACTTGGACAAAGCATTGCTCTGGACTATTTCGTGTCACAG GTTGATGGAATGGTCGAAGAGTTTGCCTGCATAAATCGTGCAATGGAAAAAACTGGAACTTTCACTATGGATAGGAAGAAGCTCCTTCAACTAGTTGGAAAGGCAAATTCAAATCTAGCTGATGTAATTCTCAAAGTTGGCCTTTTTGAGAG ATCTGAAATTGCTTGGAGAGATGCAAAATATGCTCAAATATATGAGTACCTTAGGGAGGAGTATGAGGTCACTCAACGCTTTGGGAATTtggatttcaaattaaaatttgtggAG CACAACATTCATTTCCTTCAAGAGGTAATTCAGAACAGACGGTCAGATCTTCTGGAATGGTGCATCATTTTCCTGCTGAGTGTTGAGAACATTATATCAATATATGAGATAGTCTGGGAATAG
- the LOC110643199 gene encoding cell division topological specificity factor homolog, chloroplastic, producing the protein MAISGDLRVSATLASYCKHPLRSSLHSSNSKVEFIGFPGRGSGTSPNTPKWPGIILLDRCKMHDPSRRFSGITRDYQLSSTSISEEAERFLLNAINMNFFERLNLAWKIIFPSPARRKSSNARIAKQRLKMILFSDRCAVSDEAKRKIVKNVVHALSEFVEIDSQDKVQLNVTTDLDLGTVYSVTVPVRRVRAEYRDAEEIGSITNIEYKDTGETSGSVDVRFDFFIPDERTR; encoded by the exons ATGGCGATATCGGGAGATCTCAGGGTCTCTGCAACACTGGCCTCTTATTGCAAACACCCTCTTCGAAGCTCTTTGCATTCTTCAAATTCAAAG GTGGAGTTCATTGGTTTCCCTGGTCGAGGATCTGGCACTTCCCCAAACACACCCAAGTGGCCTGGCATTATCTTGCTTGATAGATGTAAAATGCATGATCCCTCTAGACGATTTTCTGGGATCACTAGAGATTATCAGCTGTCTTCAACTTCGATTAGTGAAGAGGCTGAACGCTTTCTCCTAAATGCCATAAACATGAACTTCTTTGAGCGATTGAACCTGGCATGGAAGATAATATTCCCATCACCAGCACGGAGAAAGAGCTCAAATGCAAGGATTGCCAAACAACGGTTGAAGATGATTCTTTTCTCTGACAGATGTGCAGTGAGTGATGAAGCAAAACGGAAGATTGTAAAAAACGTTGTGCATGCTTTATCAGAATTCGTGGAGATAGACTCACAGGATAAAGTCCAGCTGAATGTCACTACCGATCTTGATCTTGGTACTGTATATTCTGTTACAGTGCCTGTACGACGGGTGAGGGCAGAATATCGGGATGCAGAAGAAATCGGATCAATAACAAACATCGAGTACAAAGATACTGGAGAAACTTCTGGTTCTGTTGATGTCCGATTTGATTTCTTCATCCCAGATGAAAGAACTCGGTGA
- the LOC110643194 gene encoding mitotic checkpoint protein BUB3.3 gives MNGVELPFENPIGDAVSRIRFAPLSNNLLISSWDSNLRLYDVDGSLLRLEAPSQAGLLDCCYQSESMAFSAGSDGGIRRYDLHSGTNETIGSHHDIATCVEYSDQTGLLFSASLDKNIMSWDMRSAKSLAYLINMGAEVESISLSRFDLIVAVGASVRIYDLRNLERPVHLKESCMDIRTKCISSFPGGYAVGYVDGRVALEFLDSSNLNEGYTFRCHPKFKDGRAHLVSINDIVFNPLVCGTFVSGDNDGYIITWNNESKRRLYEFPRYPNSVASLSFNQGGELLAIASSYTYQEANEKEVTPQVFIQKMGDS, from the exons ATGAACGGTGTTGAGTTACCATTCGAAAACCCAATCGGAGATGCTGTTTCCAGGATCCGATTCGCCCCCCTATCCAATAATCTCCTTATTTCCTCTTGGGACTCT AATCTTCGATTGTATGATGTGGATGGCTCTCTGCTCAGATTAGAAGCTCCCTCCCAAGCTGGACTTCTCGATTGTTGTTACCAGAGCGAGTCCATGGCTTTTAGTGCGGGTTCAGATGGTGGAATTAGAAG GTATGACTTGCATTCAGGAACCAATGAGACAATTGGAAGTCATCATGATATAGCAACGTGTGTTGAATATAGTGATCAAACAG GCCTATTGTTTTCAGCTAGTTTAGACAAGAATATAATGTCCTGGGATATGCGCTCTGCAAAGTCTCTGGCATACCTAATAAATATGGGTGCAGAAGTTGAGTCCATTTCTCTCTCTAGGTTTGATTTGATCGTAGCTGTTGGAGCATCAGTGAGGATATATGACTTGCGAAACTTGGAGAGGCCAGTTCATTTGAAAGAATCGTGTATGGACATACGAACAAAGTGTATTAGCTCATTTCCTGGAG GTTATGCTGTTGGATATGTAGATGGACGGGTAGCATTGGAGTTCTTGGATTCATCGAATTTAAATGAAGG ATATACTTTTCGGTGTCATCCAAAGTTTAAGGATGGAAGAGCACATCTAGTTTCAATAAATGACATAGTTTTCaatccact TGTATGTGGTACTTTTGTTAGTGGTGATAATGATGGCTACATTATCACTTGGAATAATGAAAgcaaaagaagattatatgag TTTCCTAGATACCCCAATAGTGTGGCGTCTTTATCATTCAACCAGGGGGGAGAACTTTTGGCCATTGCATCCAGCTACACTTACCAAGAAGCCAATGAAAA